DNA sequence from the Coccidioides posadasii str. Silveira chromosome 5, complete sequence genome:
GACGCCAATCTCCAAAATGGATCTTCGTTTTCACTGTGAGGGAGGCTGTATAAGTTCAGGAGGCCGATTGCCCTGGTTATATCTTTCCTTCTCAGGTGCCTGTTCAGCGGTTTGATAGAATTAAGGAGCAAGATTGCCTGGCCTTTTgctcttttgtttttaaatttcttttattttacttCTACCGCGTATTCTCTGTTTTGATCTATTGTTTTTTGTTCACTCCAGAGTCGACTGCCCTCGCACGACCAAAGCTAGGCCGAGTTTGAAGTCGCCGAATTTCTTGATGCTGGAGATGGGGGAACCAGGGAAAGAATCAGAGCCAACTGGCTCATCGTCCCCCGGGTTGTCCTCCTGTGAAGATGCAGTAGAAATTGTGGAGAAGTCGGGGTTCGAGAACGACAGCCTCTCCTTCGACCATGGCTGGAAAGCATGGTCACAAGTTTTGGCCTCCTGGATTATGTTTTTCGATACATGGTGCGTACACATTTATTCTAAGCTCTCCAGGGCGTCCAGATATCATGAGTGCGCTGACTTTGCATTTTTGGTCTGTGGTAGGGGAATTGTGACCGCATTTGGTGTTTTTCAAACATATTATGAGCAGGCAATACTTTCCCAGGAGTCGCCTTCGACTATATCATGGATTGGATCCATACAGTCCTTCCTCCTGCTCTTCATCGGGGCCGTGACAGGCCCGCTCTTCGACGCTGGATATTCCCGGCATCTCCTGATTTCGGGCACATTTCTGGTTCCATTTGGACTCATGATGACCAGCGTAGCTAAGAGCTTTTGGCAAATCCTTTTAGCACAGGGTTTCTGTCTTGGACTTGGCTGCGGGTGTCTTTTTATTCCCTGCGTGGCAATTATTCCACAGTActttaagaagaagaaagcctTTGCGAATGGCATTGCTGCTACGGGGAGCGGTGTTGGTGGTGTTATATACCCGATCATGTTTCGCCAACTTCAGCTGAAAATTGGATTTGCTTGGGCTGTTCGAGTGCTTGGATTTGTATCCCTTGCCACACTCTTGGTCGCATGCTGCCTTCTAAAGATCAGGTTCCAGCCTACGGAAAAACGTGCCCTGATCCAGTTACACGCTTTCAAGGACCCTGTCTATACGCTCTTCTGCATTGGCGAGTTCATCGGATTTTCTGGCCTATACAACACCATGGTATATATACAACCATATGCAATCGATAACCGTATAATTGGCGAGCATCTTGCATTCTACCTCCTCGCCATGCTCAATACCGCCTCTAGCTTTGGCCGCATTCTCCCAAATTATATTGCTGACTACATCGGCCCTCTCAATGTCATCGGCCCCATGGCCGTCATCTCCGGCATCCTCGGGTTTTGCTGGATTGGAATCCATTCCTCCGGGGGAGTGATTGCCCTGGCGGTTCTCTACGGTTTCTTCTCGGGCGGCTACGTTTCCATACCTCCAATCGTGATCATGAATATCACACCCGATCTTCGAGATTTTGGCACCAGATTGGGTATGTCTTTCGTGTTCGTTGCGTCGGGAGCTTTGATTGGTACCCCTATTGGCGGTGCGCTCATCAGCCATATGGGGGGAGATTACCTGGGCGTGAAGATATTCACTGGGGCTTGCCTGCTTTGCTCGGGTATTATAATGTGTATTGCAAGATTTATCAAAACAGGACCCCATCTACTTGCTCGAATGTGAGCGCATTATTACAACTAAGGTTGATATAGTTGTTCTGTTGGTTGGGATTTCCTTTATCTCAACCGCGAAAGGGGGGAGtctatttttatttttatttttatttttatttttttcaaTCTTGCATTGGGTCGACGTGAAATACTGCCTACGCGATGTTGGGTACATGTTATTCGgttctacggagtacggtgCCACGACTATGACGATATCAAAAAGTTTTTACATTATGTTTGGGCGAATTTCCTATTtggcatatatatatagagtaTAATAGACCTCAGGACCATCAAAACGCCAAAGATAAACAACTATTATCCACCTATATGGAGTAACACTACATAGCTTTTATGGTGGTGTTCCCTGCCGAACCTAAACACGTTTGCAGGGCGTGTATCAGTGACGGACAGCATTGGCCTAGTGGAAGAAAACTGTACAACATTGGTGACAATGCGTGACAGAAGGAGACTCTGTTGATGCCTTCACCACAACGGCCTCACATACCCAGCCGCAGATCACAATCACCATCTTAGTATACATCTTCCGGGCTAACCAAAAACTTCTCCCCATTCTCTCGCTGATGTATCAAGTCTTTATCTCTACTCAACGGTTTCCGCATATCAAACGCATCTTCACCGCCGGACATGCCCGCAGGATCATCACTATAATAATTCACCACCCGTCTAAACACAGAGTATCTGCACGAGAAGAGAGCTGATTAGCGCAACGATAAAGAAGGAAATCACCAGAGACACCGGGAAGAAGATCGCATACCCCATCCCCTTATACATTTCTACGGCAACTTTATTTCCCGCACGCACATACAAATCAACGAACCATGCGTTGTTGATATCTGAAGCACGTTCCAGTGCCTCGGTAAGTCGTCGCGCATAACCCAGTCGTCTCCAGGCTGGCGCGACGGTGAGAACGGTGATGTGCCCATGCCACGGGGTGTAGTGCTCTGAGTGACGCATGGAAGGGTGCTGGGCCTCGAGTTTACCCATTACTACGCGGGCAGGAAGTTAGCCCATGCTATTCATATCTTTCGCGAGACTAGACGTTGGGGAGGGGAGGGTGTACTGTAGCCCACGATCTTGCCATCGCGGTCTTCGACGACGTTGAAGAGGGACGGCCATTTCATGAGATATGTGAGGTAGAAATTAGCATCGTAATTTTCGGTCAGAGGATCGAGGTTGGTGAGATTGAGGGAGAGGAGATCGGAAGCGGTCATGCGGCGTATGGAAGTCATTGTTGCTGAGCCAAAAGGGAGACTGGAAATATGCTGGCTGAAGTTTGGTATGGGTACTTTGAACGCAGGACAATGGAATTGTTCTGTAATGTTAGCCTTGTTGCATGCAGCGCCGTTTAAGACTACGAAGTGAGCTTGTTGTGTTGCAGTCTCTTCCGTGAGTCGAGACGAATCTCAAGAAGCTCAGCGATTCAGGGCATTCCGCAAAGAAACACACGGTTTTGCTCCAACAATCAGACATTCAATGCCAATCCAGTGTTTCCTCAGTTGAACATCCGGTGTGTTGGCGCCATTCGAGAAGCCATAACATTCAATTAATTTCCAGGCCGTCTTGTCCTGATGGGCTAAGTGGAGGGTTAATATCCCAACCTAAAAATCCTCAGCGAAGTCTCGCTGTCGAGGATTAGCCTCCCTTCGCAGcccctccctttttttctgaAAATTGGTCTTtcactccttttttttattttccccTTTCTTTCATGGCAGAGCTGGTTCTGCGTCGTTTATTTACTTTGGATCTCCACATCTCTTCCCACGCCGAGTGCCGTCCCTCTTTGATAGTAAACAACGCATCGAAATGCCGCTAGCCCCATCCTCGCCCAACTCTCCCACCCGCCGACGACGAAATCTCTCAGATCTCGACTTCTCCTCCACAGCTCCGAGTAGCTTTACAAGGAACGGATACGGCCAGAGCCCTCCGTACTCGCCAGAGACACCGCGCACGTCTATCCCACACTCACCCGTGACAACCAGGCATCGAATCTCGTCCTCAGGAGGAATGGAAAGACCGGCCAGGTATTCGGGCGATTTTACTCCAGATGTAAATGCCGATAGTGGCGACGGAGGAGGATTGGGGAGTCTGGCAGATGAGCTGGCGAACGCATGGGATGATGGGTACGAGTATGGATACGGAGGAGAAGATACATCTGGACTACAGGATGGAGAGGGTATGGTGTCTATAGACGGCGTCGATTCTCCGACATCAGACAATGCCAGCTATATCGAATCAATACACGATATGGGGATAGGTATGGGGGGCGGACTGTCGCACGGGGATTCGGGCTCTGGGGAGGATCAGTTAAAACCACCCAGGCAGAGGCTAAAAGGCCACTCTCGGCATCGGCGTCATGAATCCCTGTATGATGGCTCCGATTATGGGAATGATTCTGATTTTGATGAGCCCGGGGATATGTCACCGGGGTTAGAAGCTCAAATGGCTGGAATCGACGATCTGGTACGATGGAGCAAGGC
Encoded proteins:
- a CDS encoding uncharacterized protein (BUSCO:421097at4751~EggNog:ENOG410PNTA~COG:S~BUSCO:14064at33183), with translation MTSIRRMTASDLLSLNLTNLDPLTENYDANFYLTYLMKWPSLFNVVEDRDGKIVGYIMGKLEAQHPSMRHSEHYTPWHGHITVLTVAPAWRRLGYARRLTEALERASDINNAWFVDLYVRAGNKVAVEMYKGMGYSVFRRVVNYYSDDPAGMSGGEDAFDMRKPLSRDKDLIHQRENGEKFLVSPEDVY
- a CDS encoding uncharacterized protein (EggNog:ENOG410PG9P~COG:G~TransMembrane:12 (i54-77o89-112i119-138o144-167i176-196o208-228i249-266o286-305i317-335o341-366i378-399o411-430i)), with product MLEMGEPGKESEPTGSSSPGLSSCEDAVEIVEKSGFENDSLSFDHGWKAWSQVLASWIMFFDTWGIVTAFGVFQTYYEQAILSQESPSTISWIGSIQSFLLLFIGAVTGPLFDAGYSRHLLISGTFLVPFGLMMTSVAKSFWQILLAQGFCLGLGCGCLFIPCVAIIPQYFKKKKAFANGIAATGSGVGGVIYPIMFRQLQLKIGFAWAVRVLGFVSLATLLVACCLLKIRFQPTEKRALIQLHAFKDPVYTLFCIGEFIGFSGLYNTMVYIQPYAIDNRIIGEHLAFYLLAMLNTASSFGRILPNYIADYIGPLNVIGPMAVISGILGFCWIGIHSSGGVIALAVLYGFFSGGYVSIPPIVIMNITPDLRDFGTRLGMSFVFVASGALIGTPIGGALISHMGGDYLGVKIFTGACLLCSGIIMCIARFIKTGPHLLARM